The sequence CACCATGCAGTACAATGTCCTCTATTATTTCAACCATCTGGTGGAACTGTGACGATCTCTTCACGAGCCCCTGGGGGCATAGCCTTCTACAGATGTAACACTGGCAATAATCTGATTGGCCTCTCTACACGTTCCTGTCAGACTGATGGAACATGGAGTGGAAAtcctccaacttgtcaaggtgattGTGATGTTGGCAAGTGTTGTCATGGCTTTTTACATTGTTCCTACAAGCTGGTGTACAAGTTAAATGTAATTGTTTTCTCACAGTCTCTGTATTGTAAAATGTAAATAGCAACTGAAGCTCAACAACATATTTCACCCATACCAGCACGTGCACCACAATGCCCCACTctcccccctcctctcaaTGGAAGAGTGTCTGCTAGCGGAggtacagctacttacacctgttccactggctacactctgagtGGCTCCTCTACACGTTCCTGTCAGACCAATGGAGCGTGGAGTGGAACTACACCAACATGCGGTAAAATCTATCAATAATTTGAATCTCCAAACAATTACTTTTAATTTCAATCACCATGCAGTGCAATGTCCTCTATTATTTCAACCATCTGGTGGAACTGTGACGATAACTTCACTATCCCCTGGGGGCATAGCCTTCTACAGATGTAACACTGGCAATAATCTGATTGGCTCATCTACACGTTCCTGTCCTATATCTGGAGTATGGAGTGGAAATGCTCCAACGTGTCAAGGTGATTGTGATGTTGGCAAGTCACGGcttttaacataattataatatatacatgtttaATTGTTTTCTCACAGTCTAATATGTTGTGTTTGTCTTGTATTTTGATTTCAGTGTAAATAGACAATGACTGAAGCTCAACAATATCTTTTCCCCATATCAGCACGTGCACCACAATGCCCCACTctcccccctcctctcaaTGGAAGAGTGTCTGCTAGCGGAGGTacagctacctacacctgttccactggctacactctgagtGGCTCCTCTACACGTACCTGTCAGACCAATGGAGCGTGGAGTGGAACTGCACCAACATGCGGTGGACTACAATGCCCTGAACTACCTCAACCATCTGGTGGAACTGTGACGATATTTTCACGAGCCCTTGGAGGCATAGCCTTCTACAGATGTAACACTGGTAATAATCTGATTGGCTCCTCTTTTATTACCTGTCAGAACGGCGGAACTTGGAGTGAaaatgctccaacttgtcaaggtgattATAATGTTGGCAAGTGTCGTCATGGCTTTTTACATTGTTCCTACAAGCTGGTGTACAAGCTAAATGTAATTGTTTTCTCACGGTCTTTGTATTGTAAAATGTAAATAACAATACTGAAACTCAACAACGTCTTACCCCTCATACCAGCACCTGCACCACAATGCCCCACTctcccccctcctctcaaTGGAAGAGTGTCTGCTAGCGGAGGTacagctacctacacctgttccactggctacactctgagtGGCTCCTCTACACGTACCTGTCAGACCAATGGAGCGTGGAGTGGAACTGCACCAACATGCCGTACAGTACAATGCCCTGAACTATCTCATCCATCTGGTGGAACTGTGACGATAACTACACGAACCCTTAGGGGCATAGCCTTTTACAGATGTAACACTGGTAGTAATCTGGTTGGCTTCGTTACACGCTCCTGTCAGACCGATGGAACTTGGAGTGGaaatgctccaacttgtcaaggtgattTTGGTGGTGTTGGCTTAAATATAAGCTGTTGTAAAAttgatctaataattatgttgtgcttGTAATTGCATTGATTGTACAATGTAAAAATAACAATTATTACTGAAGCTCTTTTCTCCCATACCAGCACCACAATGCTCCAATctcccccctcctctcaaTGGAAGAGTGTCTGCTAGCGGAGGTacagctacctacacctgtttcactggctacactctgagtGGCTCCTCTACACGTACCTGTCAGACCAATGGAGCGTGGAGTGGATCACAACCAATTTGTAAGCAGCCTTAATACACCAAAGCTGTGTATACCATACATATCTCCTAATTCTTAGGTGCCATGGTTACTGGGTTCATGCTAAGAGGAGAACCCTTTACTAATGGCAGTAGTGTCTCCCTCAAAGATATCGGTGAAACTGCTGAAGCTCTCATCTTCCCAACAGAAATTAAGGATTGCTGCAGAATGCAAAGGATCGGACAATGTTACGATCCCAACGGTGTCCAATTAAGTAGTAAAGGAGCCAATGAAATGTATCGCAACCGTGATTCTCAAATGGTTCAACTCAATAAGGTTGATGTATTCACTGGTGAAGCTGCAATCCCTGGACTGTACTGTTGTACTGTGCCCAACAACGATGGTAACCTTCACCGAATATGTGCAAACATTACAGTTTGATTTTCCAAAACTGACTATTTATCACTGTAACTGAACATTCACTCTCTCCCTTTATAATTAGCagcacaattaattttatcgTTTTCAACTTTCTGtgtttgtgcatgtagctacgaatatataattatatcatccaTTGACTTAAGTTTGTTCTCCTTTTAACATGTAACACATTATAcgtattatacatgtgcatcAAATTGCAACAATTTTCAATACAATAATTTTAATTCAATTTCTTTAAATCTGCTAAGTATAGGCTCTCATACGATCATACTAtactactatctatggtacgACTGACTTGCAATTGCAGCAACTTTTTTGAATTTTTGTGGATGGGCTTTGAATTCTCCTATATTTTTAATTGGAACATGCAGTCTTGCGGGCATGAGAAACATGTATAGACTCCAACGTGGTGATTACAGCTAGGACTCGGAGAGAGTGCTGCAGAACTTGAacgctgcaatctgattgggaaGCTGCTGcagtgacatgcatgcattcacagTACCCTACGTGAGAGCGTCCAACGATTCAATGAGAATGTTTGCAGAATTTTTCAGCattgcattaattttggtggGCCATGCAAGGATTATACATGTGTTacatgaatgcatgtattatcAGTAATTATGGCCATGTTCCTCAGGGTTCTGTGCTAGGTCTTTTCAGTGCTTTTCCTATATACAtagacaaagtttcacaagcaTCATGTCCTGCAAGTTATGGGGATGACGACATATATCAAAACGAGTGTTGACTACTtactactcagttgtaaatgggACAGCTTCTAATTGCTTCTATCAATAGGTGCTTCATAGTACCTGTACCATGTATAACTACGTTTACCGTGCACatgtgtattggatttgtttACCCTGCCTTGTGCAGTTGTATGTTAAAGATACATAAATGAAATAATCTGCATGTGAGAGCTATAGCAAAATAGTTTATTGGACGTGTGTTAGTGGAAGCAAAGTCACGAGCAACTGCTTCAAATTCAAGCGAAGCaacttgtgtatataaagTAAGAATAGATGCTGGGGATTTATCGAGAAGACGGTCTTATTAGTTCGCCTATACCTTCTTAATCATGACAATGATGAGCAGGCTGAGGTACTGAAGAATGAATATTGTGCCATAGTGAGCTCTAGCTGTATAAATTTCAGCTGTATGTGGATCAACTTACTTTAGTTGCAACAAACCACATGCATTATATAGATAATTACTATAATATCAGGACTGTGTCTCGTGGATCTGCTGGACTCTGCAGAGGAGCCCCACCCCATTTCACTGTCTGAACCAGGAGGGCCCTGCCCCCCTGGTTTTCAGAGTGGGGGGGGGCAACTCAGCCCCCCCTGGTTCTTACGGCCCTGCCCTTGGGTACAAATCCAATATAGATCtacccttgatatccatggtacaactacaTTTGATCATTATAATATTTGTTGTGCATTAATCATTTAAATCCCCTTCCCCTCCTGCAGCCCCTGCGTGTGACAATGAAGGTGAAGTGTTCAAGTATACGTGTGCCTCGGCTTGTCCATCCATGCAAAGACTCCACCTCACTCTGCATAGCCCTCTGCAGCATGTCACTCTAGATCTGGCTGCTCCTGTCCTCTGTAACAGTCTTAAAAGAGACACAGTTGAAATGCATCAACCCTGACCAATTTCCATCTCCATTTACCTGAAATAAATGGAATTGTTTCGAAACGGCTCTAATGTACAACTGAGTGATATCGGTGAAGGCGATAATAGATTAATATTTCGGGCGGATTTAACTGATTGTTGCCAAGCAAGGAGGATCGGAAATTGTAACGGACCCGACAAATTGAAAATTTGTTGTGTGAGCCTGATCATGATGGGAGATAAGACAGAGGAGATAAAGTTATTCGATTGAATCGTCATGCAGCCTACTGCACTGGGAAGCAGCTCTGCCAGGACTACTctattgtgcataattatatagaacttGAATAAAAAATGTACTCAGCATAGAAACTGAAACTGGCGTAGTAGATCTAGACTAGTAACTGACAAAGTTTGAACTAAAATACATGAAAAGTACTATTTTGCCCTGTCTACATGCCTCTATTTTtgtgctctataattattatctcagGACACCAATGTGGTGAATTGgtaaccacataattattgttcaataCATAATGTACATATTTCTTTGATATAGGGACAGTCCCATTGTCACATGGCTTTAGGTCAGTAAAAGCACAGCTCTTTGATATGATATTAAAAaatgctagatctatagatctatagaaagTTCCATTCCATACATTTATTCagtggtagatctatatatatatatctacaGCAGGCTAGCTAGGCTATGACAGTGATGAATTTGTGGATTCTTGCTGTTTCTGCTGCTCTGGTGGTGCAAGTGTCTGCACTGGTTCCAATATGTCAACCATCAGATCCCCATGGTTACTGCATTAGCCAGGGTGTTGACAACTGTGCACCAGAGGATCGCTTGGTCACCTCGTCCACTGACCAATGTCGAACTAGCTCCAGATTTTCACCTGATCACATCCCTCCCCCGGAGTGGGAGCTGATGTTTGACTCTTATGACTACGAGAGCTTGGTGGGGCCAGTGTTCCTCAGCAGAGAGTTTGATAATGATGGAGATGTGTCGGTGAGACAAAATGTAGCGATATTTATGTAATTAAGTATCCTTTCTTTCATTGCAGACAGTGGCTGATCAGTGGGAGGATCGAGGTGGTATCTGTCAGCGTGGTTTGAGAGTGTGTGCCTATACATTGGGAGCTCAAGACAACTGGGTGTTCTCCCCTCACATCAAATACCCCCCAGGAAGTACTACCCTTGGTGGGGGTCTACCAACAGAGATCTATCTCAATGTCTCCTTCAGATTCACTCAGTGTAGTAGATCTAGTCCCTGCGTGAATAACTTTGCAGATCTATACAGATATGACACAAACAGCATTGCCTCAGAGAGTGTCCGAACAGACAAACGCAATTATCTCTCCACTCCGTTGTTTGGAACAGGAACAGAGAGGACAACATCTCGATTGGATCAGTCAGAGAGCAGTGTAACTGTTTCAGATACAAGAACTCTTACCATTACTTCTCCCTCCTCCTCGAGAACCAATGGATTCCATTTTGGCATCAGAGACTCTGGAAATTGTGGCCAAATTAACCGAATCTACTTCTACTACACACCTTGTAAGGAACGACAAGATGGACTGGTCAACTATCCTGAGCTTGTTCGTCCCCCTAGCGGCTCTCCACCAAACGAGGGCATGGCTTGCTGTGCTCCCAACTCTCACCCCACCACCTCTCTCACCTTCAGAGCTCACAGTGCCACTGATGGAACTACTGGTGATGAAGGATGTGAGCGCAACGTAAGGTGTGAGTGTGATGCTGGGTACAGATTGATCATGAATGCCAATGGAACACATCGATGTGAAGGTATTCTATTGAGTAATTgttttcatgcatgcaattcaTTTATTCCACAATAGAATGCCCTTCTGGAACCTATCGCTCTCGGACTGATGACCAAGGCACTTGTCTAGATTGTCCAATGAACACAGCAATGGATGTGGAGGGTGCTGAAATTTGCAGCTGTCTGGATGAATTCTTCAGAGATGAGGACACTAACGAAGGCCCTGGAGTGACGTGTACAAGTGAGTTCAAAGAAAACTCTTATATTTCCATTAATTGAGATGACCCTCCCCTCACAGCTCCCCCTGGTCCAGTAACTGACCTCAAAACAACCGCCATCACTTCCACTAGTGTTACACTTGAATGGACCAGACCTCAGGTCACCGGAAGAGATGACTTCTACTACACATATCAGATCTTTGATCCCGACCACATTTTACCTGACACTCCTAGGAGATTGTCTTTCACTGCGTCATCACCAAAAATAACATTCCGACTAACTGGTTTGCGGCCTGTGACACCTTTCACTTTTAGGATCATTACCCATAATGGAGTCAGTGATGAGGACAAGGAAAATGCAGCCCTAAGAAAAGTTGAGCTTGTAGTAAAGACCAGAGAAGGTGGTAAGTAAACGGCTGCTAATTGCTAATTAATTGTAGTTTACATTGATCACTTTTTTCTGGTTAATCAAATGTCTAAAAGTTATTTTGTTCCTCCCAAGGCAATACAGTATGGACACTATCTAATTAAGTATGGGTGATTAAATTTCCATGTGTTATGTTTTAAATGTAGGAAGTACTAATTGTAAAGTCCTTTTTACAGTCCCATGGCAATTAATTTCAGCGTGCCATGCATTTcacaccctccccccctcacacaccacacaccatgcacacacacacacactacacaccatgcacacacacacagtaccgAGTGCACCGAGGAATGTCAGGGTGTTCACCGATGTAGTGGTGTGGGGACCTCCTCAGAATCCAAACGGCATTATTACCGGCTATGAAGTCAAGTTCAGTGGCTCTTCAGGGTCAGAAAGTGTCAACAAGGAAGCTTCAGAGAGCTATCACATCATAAGTGATACTGATCTCAGTCGCCTGCAAGGTTCCATTGAAGTTGAGGTGAGCTAATTCATACCTGTTTTACCAAAACAGGCCTGTAACTTTATTGCATGGGATgcctttataattaattgGAGTCCCTCTGTTGTACAATAGTGATTTCGAAATGGCCAACCTCTAtagcattttgtagctctttgttAGCGCTCTATCCAACTATATACGCTTAAATCAACCCCTGTGACCTACAGGTAAGAGCAAAGACAAGAGCTGGGTTCGGAGACTATAGCTCACCTCAAAGTGTAAATCCTGGTGGCATTAGCTCAGTCACTACTTCGCCCCCTTGTCCATGTACACCAGATCCACGTAAGTTAGTGCTTCAATTTCAATTACTCATATCATACGTAGTTCATCACTTGTGCAGCTGTGAAATTTCTTCTGAATGGCAAGATATACACTGATGGCGATACTGTACTGATACCAGACATTGGAGAGGGAGATGACGGTCTACTGTGTGTGACTGAGTATGAGAACTGCTGCAGCAATTCAGTCGCTCGGTTCTACTATCCCGACGGTAGAGTTGTCGGGTTCTCCTCCAGAAGTTCACTGTACCAGAACAGAGGGGAGCAGCTGGTTCGGTTGAACAAGAGGGACGGTAGCCTCTCCCCTACTGGTCGCTACAGATGTGATATTCCTGATGATAAGGGAGTGACACAGAGCATCTTCATCAACATTATTAGTGAGTCAACTCACCACTGGTCTTGTAAGAGTTAtaatacactgtaaaaacaagtgGGTTGTTTCAACACTGACACGCGTGTCATTTGATTGTCCCTCCAAATGACATGCTACACGTGTGTCAAATTGAAGGTGTGTCGATTTGACCCACTTCTAGCGGGTCATTTTGGCACGTGTTATTAATCATTCCAATTAACGCCATTTCAATCTCATaaaacaataaacaataaTGACGAGtctatagcataattataataactgaAAATGAAACAGAAGTGTTTGCaaaacttgcatgcatgcatccagtTAATTATAAGTCTTTACTACAGTCCTTTAGTCCTTTGAACTTGTACTTCATACCTAAAATAATGGTGAAAAAAATATTATAAGTTGTAAACGCATTGTATGAAATTACATACCTATTTCAGACCAGTATTAAGATTCAGACAGCTAGTTCACTTGGAGGGTGGTTAGGAAGGCCTACCTGCagaagaataattatgctgatgagctacaataataaaacTCAA comes from Halichondria panicea chromosome 3, odHalPani1.1, whole genome shotgun sequence and encodes:
- the LOC135333051 gene encoding complement factor B-like; its protein translation is MTEAQQYLFPISARAPQCPTLPPPLNGRVSASGGTATYTCSTGYTLSGSSTRTCQTNGAWSGTAPTCGGLQCPELPQPSGGTVTIFSRALGGIAFYRCNTGNNLIGSSFITCQNGGTWSENAPTCQGAMVTGFMLRGEPFTNGSSVSLKDIGETAEALIFPTEIKDCCRMQRIGQCYDPNGVQLSSKGANEMYRNRDSQMVQLNKVDVFTGEAAIPGLYCCTVPNNDGNLHRICANITV